A single Anopheles arabiensis isolate DONGOLA chromosome 2, AaraD3, whole genome shotgun sequence DNA region contains:
- the LOC120896106 gene encoding uncharacterized protein LOC120896106, with protein MKVSLYIILISILLSKHYALSHIIRKRQLFREQVLPHAGGKIPDSAFLTDRLALNRLQKDGIAVPDGVLLEQRQYQVYPHQHRTVRPTFRVVQTPDNRYISPEGEYSHNALATVDTTYLIPHAGDKLLLHDHPHHRPPHYAIPKAPILKELRLPNYAVFNFDYKKKKPHVGGAVVQLGKVPLGSYEHYRPPKPLDGGWAQRLPQDFVSYHAAVGNGHNYPSTHHVPSSSSTSSSLPYGSEIGGSWNSGWAPSTGSSSSESLSPQPLGSFEDYYSQLSDKHRFYRNVGERTPAAGPKPASVLCRDRQRGHPQCHQA; from the exons ATGAAGGTTTCACTGTACATAATATTAATCTCGATCTTGCTCAGCAAGCATTACGCGTTATCGCACATAATCAGG AAACGGCAACTCTTTCGCGAGCAAGTGCTGCCGCATGCCGGAGGCAAAATACCGGACTCGGCCTTTTTAACCGATCGTTTGGCGCTGAACCGGCTGCAGAAGGATGGCATTGCCGTGCCGGACGGTGTGCTGCTCGAGCAGCGCCAGTACCAGGTGTACCCGCACCAGCACCGTACCGTACGGCCAACGTTCCGCGTCGTGCAGACGCCGGACAATCGGTACATCTCGCCGGAGGGCGAGTACAGCCACAatgcgctggcgacggtcgatACGACGTACTTGATACCGCACGCCGGTGACAAATTGCTGCTGCATGATCATCCCCATCATCGGCCACCCCATTACGCCATCCCGAAGGCACCGATCCTCAAGGAACTTCGGCTGCCGAACTATGCCGTGTTTAATTTCGactacaaaaagaagaaaccgcACGTGGGAGGAGCAGTGGTCCAGCTGGGGAAAGTCCCGCTGGGCTCGTACGAACACTATCGCCCACCGAAGCCATTGGACGGTGGATGGGCCCAGAGATTACCTCAAGATTTTGTGAGCTACCATGCAG CTGTCGGTAATGGTCACAATTATCCATCAACCCATCACGTaccttcgtcgtcgtcgacgtcgtcgtcgttgccgtACGGAAGCGAGATTGGCGGCAGCTGGAACAGTGGCTGGGCTCCGTCCACGGGCAGTTCATCGAGCGAGTCTCTTTCGCCG CAACCGCTCGGCAGTTTCGAGGACTATTATAGTCAGTTGAGCGATAAGCACCGCTTCTACCGAAACGTGGGCGAGCGAACGCCGGCAGCGGGACCAAAGCCCGCCAGCGTACTGTGCCGGGATCGCCAGCGTGGCCATCCGCAATGCCATCAAGCTTAA